A stretch of the Takifugu flavidus isolate HTHZ2018 chromosome 1, ASM371156v2, whole genome shotgun sequence genome encodes the following:
- the LOC130530704 gene encoding guanine nucleotide-binding protein subunit alpha-13-like, translating into MADFLPTRSVLKVCLPVCLLNSSEVEQLRKSKEIDRCLSREKTYVKRLVKILLLGAGESGKSTFLKQMRIIHGQDFDQQAREEFRATIYSNVIKGMRVLVDARGKLHIPWGDKDNQQHGDSLMAFDTRSAKMASGQLETSVFLQYLPAIQALWADSGIQNAYDRRREFQLGESVKYFLDDLDKLGDPTYVPSQQDILLARKPTKGIHEYDFEIKNVPFKMVDVGGQRSERRRWFECFDSVTSILFLVSSSEYDQVLMEDRQTNRLRESLDIFETIVNNRVFVNVSIILFLNKTDLLEEKVQSVPLKDYFPEYTGPEHSLADIQAFMVECFRARRRDATQKPLYHHFTTAINTENIRLVFRDVKDTILHDNLKQLMLQ; encoded by the exons ATGGCGGATTTCCTGCCGACCAGATCCGTGTTAAAAGTTTGTCTGCCCGTCTGCCTGCTGAACAGCAGCGAGGTCGAGCAGCTCCGCAAGTCCAAGGAGATCGACCGATGTCTCTCCCGGGAGAAAACCTACGTGAAGCGGCTGGTGAAGATCCTTCTGCTCGGCGCTGGCGAGAGCGGCAAGTCGACTTTCCTCAAACAAATGCGGATCATCCACGGCCAGGACTTCGACCAGCAAGCCCGGGAGGAGTTCAGGGCCACGATCTACAGCAACGTGATCAAAG gtatgCGCGTGCTGGTGGACGCCCGAGGAAAGCTGCACATCCCCTGGGGAGACAAAGACAACCAGCAGCACGGGGACAGCCTGATGGCGTTCGACACCCGCTCGGCGAAGATGGCGAGCGGGCAGCTGGAGACGTCGGTCTTCCTGCAGTACCTGCCCGCCATCCAGGCCCTGTGGGCCGACTCGGGGATCCAGAACGCCTACGACCGTCGCAGGGAGTTTCAGCTG GGGGAGTCGGTGAAGTATTTCTTGGACGATCTGGATAAACTCGGCGACCCG ACTTATGTGCCCAGCCAGCAGGACATCCTGCTGGCCCGTAAACCCACCAAGGGCATCCACGAGTATGACTTTGAGATCAAGAACGTTCCCTTCAAGATGGTGGACGTGGGCGGGCAGCGCTCGGAGCGGCGGCGTTGGTTTGAATGCTTCGACTCGGTcacctccatcctcttcctggtcTCGTCCTCTGAATACGACCAG GTGCTGATGGAGGACCGGCAGACCAACCGGCTCCGAGAGTCGCTCGACATCTTCGAGACCATCGTCAACAACCGCGTCTTTGTCAACGTAtccatcatcctcttcctcaacaagacggacctgctggaggagaaggtgcagaGCGTTCCGCTCAAGGACTATTTTCCTGAGTACACCGGGCCGGAGCACAGCCTGGCCGACATCCAGGCCTTCATGGTAGAATGTTTCCGGGCCAGGAGGCGCGATGCCACGCAGAAGCCTCTCTACCACCACTTCACCACCGCCATCAACACGGAGAACATCAGGCTGGTGTTCCGGGACGTCAAGGACACCATCCTGCACGACAACCTCAAGCAGCTCATGCTCCAATGA
- the si:dkey-21c1.4 gene encoding uncharacterized protein si:dkey-21c1.4 isoform X1: MSPEVCPFCGKTYKRLKSHLPHCKAARTPPISHEAAQGSAQHQLSHKSSPQKLTGPQSKQSETASQAAASSSPRSASGPSSARMKTQKLSEQIKAALVPPQPRPSTSGTKRKTVHGLLEAAPEGTSPAQHVANLASRPASQPTSNRGSSKTKDSEEQATPAVSVIQNFRTDENIVKPRVRKTDVVTTEGEIDDLSANTDSWNGHQSKIILQDVRAMLGRDRNRLKPSRPSILVQIHPSDPSTASSSLSRAPPATGDPGDQLVRTGSASPTQPALAPGRLSSQVHRAMKGLSTEPPDGPMKEAKPLEGRKPTLSDSRTEGVLAQQPLAQVRLKDLPEWLAWKTPTRPRDLVEMVHKGELKEIPGVWAGVTQLSPPRLAVVLQEVYRREERRRGRGRHAVGGVLPARLHLDVPTYKA, encoded by the exons ATGAGCCCTG AAGTGTGTCCCTTCTGTGGGAAAACTTACAAAAGGTTGAAGAGTCACCTGCCACACTGCAAGGCAGCCAGAACTCCTCCGATCAGCCACGAGGCTGCCCAGGGATCAGCTCAGCACCAGCTAAGCCACAAGAGTTCCCCACAGAAGCTGACGGGACCTCAGTCAAAGCAGAGTGAAACGgcatcacaggctgcagcctcgTCCTCTCCGCGGTCGGCATCGGGTCCATCGTCGGCGAGGATGAAGACGCAGAAGCTGTCCGAGCAGATAAAGGCAGCACTTGTGCCACCTCAGCCTCGTCCCAGCACCTCCGGGACCAAACGGAAGACTGTCCACGGGTTATTGGAAGCTGCCCCAGAAGGAACGTCACCAGCCCAGCATGTGGCCAACCTCGCTTCCCGACCTGCCTCTCAGCCCACGAGCAACAGAGGTTCCTCTAAAACCAAAGATTCAGAGGAACAGGCGACACCAGCTGTGTCTGTAATCCAGAACTTTAGAACTGATGAGAATATCGTAAAACCCCGCGTAAGAAAGACCGACGTGGTAACAACCGAGGGGGAAATTGATGATTTATCTGCGAACACGGACTCATGGAATGGACATCAATCCAAGATTATCCTCCAGGACGTAAGGGCCATGTTGGGCCGAGACAGGAACCGCCTCAAACCCAGCAGGCCGAGCATCTTGGTCCAGATTCACCCGTCTGATCCCAGCACAGCCAGTTCCTCCCTCAGTCGGGCCCCCCCTGCCACAGGAGACCCAGGCGACCAGTTGGTCCGCACCGGTTCAGCCTCACCGACCCAACCGGCCCTTGCTCCCGGTCGTCTGTCCTCTCAGGTGCACCGAGCCATGAAGGGACTCTCCACAGAGCCTCCTGATGGGCCCATGAAAGAGGCGAAGCCCCTCGAGGGCAGGAAACCCACATTGTCTGATAGCAGAACTGAAG GTGTTCTGGCGCAGCAACCTCTGGCCCAGGTGAGGCTGAAGGACCTCCCCGAGTGGCTGGCGTGGAAGACGCCCACCCGGCCGAGAGATTTAGTGGAAATGGTGCATAAAGGTGAGCTGAAGGAGATCCCAGGTGTGTGGGCGGGTGTGACCCAGCTGTCTCCCCCCAGGCTGGCAGTGGTACTACAGGAAGTATATCGACGTGAAGAGAGGCGGCGTGGGAGGGGTCGGCATGCTGTTGGCGGGGTACTGCCTGCTCGGCTACATCTGGACGTACCCACATATAA aGCGTGA
- the si:dkey-21c1.4 gene encoding uncharacterized protein C17orf80 homolog isoform X2: MSPEVCPFCGKTYKRLKSHLPHCKAARTPPISHEAAQGSAQHQLSHKSSPQKLTGPQSKQSETASQAAASSSPRSASGPSSARMKTQKLSEQIKAALVPPQPRPSTSGTKRKTVHGLLEAAPEGTSPAQHVANLASRPASQPTSNRGSSKTKDSEEQATPAVSVIQNFRTDENIVKPRVRKTDVVTTEGEIDDLSANTDSWNGHQSKIILQDVRAMLGRDRNRLKPSRPSILVQIHPSDPSTASSSLSRAPPATGDPGDQLVRTGSASPTQPALAPGRLSSQVHRAMKGLSTEPPDGPMKEAKPLEGRKPTLSDSRTEGVLAQQPLAQVRLKDLPEWLAWKTPTRPRDLVEMVHKGWQWYYRKYIDVKRGGVGGVGMLLAGYCLLGYIWTYPHIKRDRWRKFH, from the exons ATGAGCCCTG AAGTGTGTCCCTTCTGTGGGAAAACTTACAAAAGGTTGAAGAGTCACCTGCCACACTGCAAGGCAGCCAGAACTCCTCCGATCAGCCACGAGGCTGCCCAGGGATCAGCTCAGCACCAGCTAAGCCACAAGAGTTCCCCACAGAAGCTGACGGGACCTCAGTCAAAGCAGAGTGAAACGgcatcacaggctgcagcctcgTCCTCTCCGCGGTCGGCATCGGGTCCATCGTCGGCGAGGATGAAGACGCAGAAGCTGTCCGAGCAGATAAAGGCAGCACTTGTGCCACCTCAGCCTCGTCCCAGCACCTCCGGGACCAAACGGAAGACTGTCCACGGGTTATTGGAAGCTGCCCCAGAAGGAACGTCACCAGCCCAGCATGTGGCCAACCTCGCTTCCCGACCTGCCTCTCAGCCCACGAGCAACAGAGGTTCCTCTAAAACCAAAGATTCAGAGGAACAGGCGACACCAGCTGTGTCTGTAATCCAGAACTTTAGAACTGATGAGAATATCGTAAAACCCCGCGTAAGAAAGACCGACGTGGTAACAACCGAGGGGGAAATTGATGATTTATCTGCGAACACGGACTCATGGAATGGACATCAATCCAAGATTATCCTCCAGGACGTAAGGGCCATGTTGGGCCGAGACAGGAACCGCCTCAAACCCAGCAGGCCGAGCATCTTGGTCCAGATTCACCCGTCTGATCCCAGCACAGCCAGTTCCTCCCTCAGTCGGGCCCCCCCTGCCACAGGAGACCCAGGCGACCAGTTGGTCCGCACCGGTTCAGCCTCACCGACCCAACCGGCCCTTGCTCCCGGTCGTCTGTCCTCTCAGGTGCACCGAGCCATGAAGGGACTCTCCACAGAGCCTCCTGATGGGCCCATGAAAGAGGCGAAGCCCCTCGAGGGCAGGAAACCCACATTGTCTGATAGCAGAACTGAAG GTGTTCTGGCGCAGCAACCTCTGGCCCAGGTGAGGCTGAAGGACCTCCCCGAGTGGCTGGCGTGGAAGACGCCCACCCGGCCGAGAGATTTAGTGGAAATGGTGCATAAAG GCTGGCAGTGGTACTACAGGAAGTATATCGACGTGAAGAGAGGCGGCGTGGGAGGGGTCGGCATGCTGTTGGCGGGGTACTGCCTGCTCGGCTACATCTGGACGTACCCACATATAA aGCGTGATCGCTGGAGGAAGTTCCACTGA
- the bicral gene encoding BRD4-interacting chromatin-remodeling complex-associated protein-like, giving the protein MDDEDDRHLLDILGDVDALNDFLHGNTGKSIEEDDLANAAYGSDPGSFFASDTTISSVGLKDGSSSGGVFGEDSTEVGLQLPSSLSFIEDELGPGSSPGGVDLGGDDQPFDILQKSLLEADITEQTLAQEALLESQPAPTLVQAPAPFPSQLASGGYGGGVSVVTTAAAAAAAFPGGQLLQGVSPLPNGSAQHIQVLGSFGTGAGVMTLSSLERPSQIVLKPGAPVPAAGAPAAVQGFTPAQGPVGQVGLPFKNIPLQNIIIQRSPGGTQTLVRPIQPKPLQAGPQAVYSFGLHPSTTVSNVVNTVAPGGQYAANGSVLLHPPLEQQQVQPGVTPGQFLLAPPGAAHAASADSSTLVPAPGAVQIVAGQNFTAPQGQLILNQGVMAGNQVGGAVPQTWTGVSSTSSTPVQTSCAPARLTLVGQAVPASPVQRLLVTQNQNCTSLSSLPGAVKQEQDYRQNSSTGVFKQQLNNIHDSTLHPQASVQKRPAPQPLTKGGMILQQLQKDHVGVQAPDRRRFSSFDDALQRLLPYHVFQGPPPSQEFSLVDEEFEDVAAQVLNRTCAMVNKYRRLLMVEAERSSPSSEMVMIERTFNTEERRKLTQDKRLVLVDPDSFLEDFCCGMKSKLFQDPPPPRSRSGCSFSPSEKSSVETAYRTDSAPGYGDPGGGGAAAPGAADDPPPSLTENRKVVEAKRPQQHYGPGGTSTNTHPQGNRSPVAAAEPTHYQGSSHHASFPPPLSSPPHPDTDSALEAAVNSILEC; this is encoded by the exons ATGGACGATGAGGACGATCGCCATCTCCTGGACATTTTAGG GGATGTGGACGCATTGAACGActttctccatggcaacaccgGCAAGTCT ATCGAGGAGGACGACCTAGCAAACGCCGCGTACGGCTCCGACCCCGGGTCCTTCTTCGCCAGCGACACG ACGATCTCCAGCGTTGGCTTAAAGGACGGCTCCTCGTCAGGGGGGGTGTTTGGCGAGGACTCCACGGAGGTCGGCCTCCAGCTCCCCAGCAGCCTCTCTTTCATCGAGGATGAGCTGGGACCCGGGAGTTCGCCTGGAGGGGTGGACCTGGGGGGGGACGACCAACCCTTCGACATCCTCCAGAAGTCGCTGTTGGAGGCCGACATCACAGAGCAGACTTTGGCCCAGGAGGCCTTGCTGGAGTCCCAGCCGGCCCCCACGCTGGTGCAGGCGCCCGCCCCCTTCCCCTCACAGCTGGCCTCTGGGGGTTATGGCGGCGGCGTGAGCGTCGTcaccacggcggcggcggcggcggcggcgttcccTGGAGGAcagctcctgcagggggtgTCGCCGCTGCCCAACGGCTCCGCGCAGCACATCCAGGTTCTGGGCTCGTTCGGGACGGGTGCCGGGGTGATGACCCTGAGCAGCTTGGAGAGACCCTCTCAGATCGTGCTGAAGCCAGGAGCACCTGTACCTGCAGCAGGAGCCCCAGCAGCGGTTCAGGGCTTCACGCCGGCCCAAGGGCCCGTGGGCCAGGTGGGCCTTCCGTTCAAAAACATCCCTCTCCAGAATATCATCATCCAGAGAAGTCCGGGAGGGACCCAGACCCTCGTCAGACCCATCCAACCAAAACCCCTTCAGGCTGGGCCTCAGGCGGTCTACAGCTTTGGACTTCATCCTTCCACCACCGTGTCCAATGTCGTCAACACTGTTGCCCCTGGGGGGCAGTACGCGGCCAACGGCTCCGtcctgctgcacccccccctggagcagcagcaggtccagcccGGCGTAACACCCGGGCAGTTCCTGCTGGCCCCGCCCGGCGCCGCCCACGCCGCCTCTGCCGACTCCAGCACTCTGGTCCCCGCCCCCGGCGCCGTGCAGATCGTGGCGGGGCAGAACTTTACTGCACCGCAAGGCCAGTTGATTTTAAATCAGGGAGTCATGGCGGGGaatcaggtggggggggcggtTCCTCAGACGTGGACCGGCGTCTCCAGCACATCCTCCACCCCCGTGCAGACCTCCTGCGCCCCGGCCCGGCTGACGCTGGTGGGCCAGGCGGTGCCGGCCAGCCCGGTGCAGCGGCTGCTGGTGACTCAGAACCAGAACTGCACGTCTCTGTCCTCTTTACCCGGCGCTGTCAAACAGGAGCAAGACTACAGACAG AACTCCTCGACGGGCGTCTTCAAGCAGCAGCTCAACAACATTCACG ACTCAACGCTACACCCTCAG GCCAGTGTCCAGAAGAGACCTGCTCCCCAGCCGCTCACCAAAGGAGGAAT GATTTTGCAGCAGTTGCAGAAGGATCACGTTGGGGTCCAGGCCCCGGATCGGCGCCGATTCTCTTCGTTCGACGACGCCCTGCAGAGGCTCCTCCCATACCACGTGTTCCAGGGGCCGCCGCCGAGCCAGGAGTTCTCCCTCG TGGACGAGGAGTTCGAGGACGTGGCGGCGCAGGTGCTGAACCGGACCTGCGCCATGGTCAACAAGTACAGGCGGCTGCTGATGGTGGAAGCTGAG CGTTCCAGCCCTTCGTCGGAAATGGTGATGATCGAAAGGACCTTCAACACGGAGGAGCGCCGGAAACTGACCCAGGACAAGCGCCTGGTGCTGGTGGATCCAG ACAGCTTCCTGGAAGACTTCTGCTGTGGGATGAAATCCAAACTTTTCCAGGACCCCCCCCCGCCTCGGTCCCGGTCCGGCTGCAGCTTCAGCCCGTCGGAGAAGAGCTCCGTGGAGACGGCGTACAGGACAGACTCGGCCCCCGGGTACGGGGACccaggaggaggcggggccgCGGCTCCCGGAGCGGCGGACGACCCTCCGCCTTCCCTCACGGAAAACCGGAAGGTTGTGGAAGCGAAGAGGCCGCAGCAACACTACGGGCCCGGcggcaccagcaccaacactcACCCCCAAGGTAACCGCTCCCCTGTCGCAGCAGCAGAACCGACGCACTACCAGGGCTCCTCCCACCACGCCTCCTTCCCCCCTCCGCTCAgctcgcccccccaccccgacacGGACTCTGCTCTGGAGGCCGCCGTCAACAGCATCCTGGAATGCTGA
- the prph2a gene encoding peripherin-2a — MALMLVKFDLKKRVKLAQTVWFMYWFAVLAGVLVFSMGLFFKIELRKRSELMDNNESHFLPNLLILMGLIACGMNVFGGKVCYDSLDPAKFVKWKPMLKNFLVFCVVFNSLLFVTALLCFVMRFPLQFTLAEGLRNGMKYYKDTDTPGRCYMKRTLDLMQIEFRCCGNDNYRDWFEIQWVSNRYLDFSSKEVKDRIGSNVDGQYLMDGVPFSCCNPSSPRPCIQLQMTNNSAHYSYDHYTEELNVWRRGCREALLSYYGGMMTSIGVLVLLVTILEFGVTVGLQYVNSSLSTLANPDDPESESEGWVLEKTVKETFTDIMAKMKAMGKGAKVEEGDEAAVATVS, encoded by the exons ATGGCCTTGATGTTGGTCAAGTTTGACCTGAAGAAGCGAGTGAAACTCGCTCAGACCGTCTGGTTCATGTACTGGTTTGCTGTACTGGCCGGCGTGCTGGTCTTCAGCATGGGCCTGTTCTTTAAGATCGAGTTGCGAAAGCGCTCAGAACTTATGGACAACAACGAGAGCCACTTCTTGCCCAATCTGCTCATACTCATGGGTCTCATAGCCTGCGGCATGAACGTCTTTGGAGGCAAAGTCTGCTACGACTCACTGGACCCTGCCAAGTTTGTAAAGTGGAAGCCGATGCTGAAGAACTTCCTGGTGTTCTGCGTGGTCTTCAACAGTTTGCTCTTCGTGACGGCCCTGCTGTGCTTCGTGATGAGGTTCCCCCTGCAGTTCACCCTGGCAGAGGGTCTGAGGAACGGCATGAAGTACTACAAGGACACGGACACGCCGGGACGCTGCTACATGAAGAGGACCCTGGACCTGATGCAGATAGAGTTCCGTTGCTGCGGAAATGACAACTACAGAGACTGGTTTGAGATTCAGTGGGTTAGCAACCGCTACCTGGACTTCAGCTCTAAGGAGGTCAAAGA cCGCATCGGCAGCAATGTGGACGGCCAGTACCTGATGGACGGCGTCCCGTTCAGCTGCTGCAACCCCAGCTCCCCCAGACCGTGCATCCAGCTCCAGATGACCAACAACTCGGCCCACTACAGCTACGACCACTACACCGAGGAGCTAAACGTGTGGCGGCGCGGCTGCCGCGAGGCCCTGCTGTCCTACTACGGAGGCATGATGACCTCCATCGGagtcctggtgctgctggtgactATTCTGGAG TTCGGCGTGACGGTGGGCCTGCAGTACGTGAACAGCTCCCTGTCCACGCTGGCCAACCCCGACGACCccgagagcgagagcgagggCTGGGTCCTGGAGAAGACGGTGAAGGAGACGTTCACCGACATCATGGCTAAGATGAAGGCCATGGGCAAAGGCGCcaaggtggaggaaggagacgAGGCTGCGGTCGCCACCGTGAGCTGA